The Salvelinus fontinalis isolate EN_2023a unplaced genomic scaffold, ASM2944872v1 scaffold_0701, whole genome shotgun sequence genome contains a region encoding:
- the LOC129847092 gene encoding mpv17-like protein, with protein MRKAFIKHVKRFPWLTNVTLYGCLFAGGDFVHQLFSRNDKIDWRHTRNVSVVAFSFHGNFNFFWMRFLERRFPGNSVRMVVRKLFLDQTTAAPLATSVFYTGVSFLEGKEDIFQDWREKFLNTYKTGLMFWPFMQFLNFSMVPLYMRTTFTGCCAFVWATFLCFSRQSGDGTADAALAWMFTPKQDTTTEPEAEKLGPKVDHTGPKVDQTGPKVDQTGPKLDTEGPKPENPSSKEETQTPTVKQDDQARTKEVEASLNKGAQTDTTPSQEKGPQTSTDSK; from the exons ATGAGAAAGGCATTCATAAAACACGTCAAAAGGTTTCCGTGGCTTACCAACGTAACCCTCTACGGTTGCCTGTTTGCCGGTGGGGATTTCGTTCACCAGTTGTTCTCGCGCAATGACAAAATAGACTGGAGGCACACGCGTAATGTGTCAGTGGTCGCTTTCAGTTTCCATGGCAACTTTAACTTCTTCTGGATGCGGTTTTTGGAGCGCAGATTTCCCGGGAATTCGGTCAGGATGGTTGTGCGTAAACTTTTCTTGGACCAGACCACAGCCGCTCCTCTGGCCACTAGTGTATTCTACACAG GGGTGAGTTTCTTGGAGGGCAAAGAGGACATTTTCCAGGACTGGAGGGAGAAGTTCCTGAATACATATAAG ACTGGACTCATGTTCTGGCCATTCATGCAG ttCCTGAACTTTTCCATGGTGCCTCTGTACATGCGGACCACCTTCACAGGGTGCTGTGCCTTCGTGTGGGCCACCTTCCTGTGTTTTTCACGTCAGAGTGGGGACGGCACGGCTGACGCCGCCCTCGCATGGATGTTTACTCCAAAACAGGATACGACGACAGAGCCTGAAGCGGAGAAACTAGGGCCCAAAGTGGACCACACAGGGCCAAAAGTGGACCAGACAGGGCCCAAAGTGGACCAGACAGGGCCCAAACTAGACACAGAAGGACCCAAACCGGAGAACCCAAGCTCCAAAGAGGAGACACAAACACCCACTGTTAAGCAGGACGACCAAGCACGAACAAAGGAGGTGGAGGCTAGTTTGAACAAGGGCGCACAAACTGACACAACACCTAGCCAGGAGAAGGGACCACAGACAAGCACTGACTCAAAATGA